The DNA window CCGATCACCGGAAAGCGGTGAAACGCCAGCCCGCGGTAGAACAGATTGGCCTTTACCCGCTGGGTCGCCAGCGTGGTCTGGCCTATCGCGACATCGCAGACCAACCCCGGATGCGCCAACGGCGTGGCGGCACCCGTCACAGCTGCCGCCAGCTCGGCGTCGAGGGCGAGGCGCAAACGGTCGCCGACGATCGACTGATGAACCGCGGCGGCGCCGGGTGTCAGAGTCATCGACGGTGCGGCGTCGAACACCTGGCCGACCTCTAGGTCGTCGAAGTATGGGCCGCTCACGGCAGACATGTTGGCATTAGGCCGCACAAAGTGTCAATATGGCCGTACATATGTTGAACGATGAAGAAACCATGCTGGTGTCGACCGTGCGGGCCTTTGTGGACCGCGAGGTGAAGCCGACGGTGCGGGAGGTCGAGCACGCCAACGAATATCCGAAGGCGTGGATCGAGCAGATGAAGCGCATCGGCATCTACGGACTGGCGATCCCCGAGTCCTACGGGGGATCCCCGGTGTCGATGCCGTGCTACGTGGAGGTCACGCAGGAACTGTCCCGCGGATGGATGAGCCTGGCCGGCGCAATGGGCGGGCATACGGTGGTGGCCAAACTGCTCGCGCTGTTCGGCACCGAGGAGCAGAAGCAGTCCTACCTGCCGGCGATGGCGTCCGGTGAGGTGCGGGCGACGATGGCGCTCACCGAGCCGGGCGGCGGTTCGGATCTACAGAACATCACCACCGTCGCGGCGACCGATGGCTCGGATCTGGTGATCAACGGTTCCAAGACGTGGATCAGCAACGCCCGCAGGTCAGGTCTGATCGCACTGCTGTGCAAGACCGACCCGTCGGCCACGCCCAAACACAGGGGCATTTCGGTGGTACTCGTGGAGCACGGCCCGGGGCTGACCGTGTCACGGGATCTGCCCAAGCTGGGCTACAAGGGGGTTGAGTCCTGCGAGCTGACCTTCGACGACTACCGCCTGCACGCAACGGCAATTCTCGGGGGCGAGCCCGGCAAA is part of the Mycolicibacterium tusciae JS617 genome and encodes:
- a CDS encoding acyl-CoA dehydrogenase family protein translates to MAVHMLNDEETMLVSTVRAFVDREVKPTVREVEHANEYPKAWIEQMKRIGIYGLAIPESYGGSPVSMPCYVEVTQELSRGWMSLAGAMGGHTVVAKLLALFGTEEQKQSYLPAMASGEVRATMALTEPGGGSDLQNITTVAATDGSDLVINGSKTWISNARRSGLIALLCKTDPSATPKHRGISVVLVEHGPGLTVSRDLPKLGYKGVESCELTFDDYRLHATAILGGEPGKGFAQMMKGLETGRIQVAARALGVATAALEDALKYAQGRESFGKPIWKHQSIGNYLADMATKLTAARQLTRYAAERYDSGDRCDMEAGMAKLFASEVAMEIALNAVRIHGGYGYSTEYDVERYFRDAPLMIVGEGTNEIQRNVIAAQLVARGGI